The DNA window CCCTCGGAAAACCGAACAAGGAGAACGGTCGTGCCATGGGTCAGGTAGCAACAGTCCAATCCCGGCGCCCCCACCTGGTGTGGCGCCTCTCGGCCGTCACCGCCCTGGCTCTGCTGGTCTGGCTCGGGCGGGGGTGGATGTCCGACCACCTCTACGACGGCCTCTCCCCGTTGGGCCGGCACACCGTGAACGCCGTCGTCACCTGCCTCCTCACCGTCGTCCTGGTTCTCGCCGCACGGCGCTACCTGGACCGGCGCCCCTGGTCGGGCCTGCGGCTCACCGGACCGCGCGCAGCGTGGTGGCCGTTCACCGTCGGGGCCCTCTCCTGGCTGGTGCCCGCCGCGGCCGGCACGGCGCTGTGCCTCGCCCTCGGCTGGTCCGGTATCGACGTGCGCTCCTCCCCGGGCGAGGCCGTCGGGGCGGTGGCGCTGCTCCTCGTGCTGGTGCTGGTCTTCGAGGCGTTCCCGGAAGAACTGCTCTTCCGGGGCTACCTCCACCGCAACCTGAGCGCGTCCGTGGCGCCGTGGCTGGCGGTGCTCGGCCAGGCGCTGCTGTTCACCCTGTTCGGCACCACCCTGTGGGTGGTCTCCTCCGGGTGGGACGTGCTGGTGGAACGCTCCGTGATCTTCTTCGGGATGGCGGTCTCCATCGGGTGCCTGCGGGTGATCACCGGCAACGTGTGGGCGTGTGTCGGCTACCACCTGGCGTTCCAGGTGGTAGCGCAGTTCCTGCTCGGCGGGAGGTACGCCGAGGTCGACATCACCGGGGAGGGGGCGCTCACCCTGGCCACGTTCGCCGCCGCCCTCACCGCCGCACCGGCGGTGGCGGCGCTGCTCACGCGGTCCTCCGAGAACTGGCGAACCCCGGAACCCGACGAGTCCCCGTCCTCCGTCTGACGGCCGCGGGCGAAGCGGTGCTCGCGCCCCGCCCGCGCACGAACGGCGGGCCGCCGGATCCGCTCCGACGACCCGCCGCGTTGCGCGGAGTCCCACCTCAGCGGGGCAGTGTTCCGCTGAGTTCCCGGTGCAGGGCGGCACTGGACGCGTTCAGGCCGGTGATCTCCACCTCGATGTCGTTGCGGCTGAACTTCTCCGTCGCGTGGTCCAGCGCGGCCACCGCGGAGGAGTCCCACACGTGCGCCCCGGACAGGTCGATCGTGACGTGGTCGATGTTCTCCTCGTTGTAGTCGAACTGCCACACGATCTCGTTGCTGGACGCGAAGAACAGCTCACCGTGCACGAAGTACACCCGTGCTCCCCCCTCCGGGTCGAGGACGCTGGTGACCTCCGTCAGGTGCGCCGCGCGGCGGGCGAAGACCACCATCGAGGTGATCACCCCGACGAACACCCCGAGGGCGAGGTTGTGCGTGGCCACGACCACCCCGAAGGTCACCACCATCACGAAGGTCTCGCTCCACGGCATGCGGCGCAGCGTTCCCGGGTGGACGCTGTGCCAGTCCATCGTCGTGATGGACACGTAGATCATCACCGCCACCAGCGCGGCCACCGGGATCGCGGCGACCGGCTCGCTGAGCACCACGACCAGCAGCAGCAGGAACACACCGGCCAGGAACGTGGAGGCCCTGGTGCGCGCCTTGGACTTGACGTTGATCACGGTCGGGCCCACCGTGGCGCAGCCCGCCATGCCGCCGAAGAAACCGGTGATGATGTTGGCGATCCCCTGGCCGCGGGCCTCCTTGCCCTTGTCGGAGCGGGTGTCGGTCATCTCGTCCACCAGCTTGGCGGTCATCAGGGACTCCATCAGCCCCGCCAGGGCGAGCGTGAACGCCACCGGCGCGATGGTCTGCAGTGTCTCCAGCGTCAGCGGGACGTCCGGCACGATCGGCACGGGGAACGCCTCCGGCAGGTGGCCCATCTCGCCGACCGTGGGCATGCTGAGGCCGCCGCCCCAGGCGGCCGCCGTGATGACGACGATGGACACCAGCGGGGCGGGGATCGCCCTGGTGAGTTTCGGCAGGACGGCGATGACCGCCAGCCCCACACCGATCAGGCTGTAGACCACCCAGCCGTCGCCCGCGAAGTGCGGAACCTGGGCGGTGAAGATCAGCACGGCCAGCGCGTTGACGAACCCGGTCATGACGCTGGGCGGCACGAACCGCATCAGTTTGGCGACACCGACCATTCCCA is part of the Haloactinospora alba genome and encodes:
- a CDS encoding CPBP family intramembrane glutamic endopeptidase; the protein is MGQVATVQSRRPHLVWRLSAVTALALLVWLGRGWMSDHLYDGLSPLGRHTVNAVVTCLLTVVLVLAARRYLDRRPWSGLRLTGPRAAWWPFTVGALSWLVPAAAGTALCLALGWSGIDVRSSPGEAVGAVALLLVLVLVFEAFPEELLFRGYLHRNLSASVAPWLAVLGQALLFTLFGTTLWVVSSGWDVLVERSVIFFGMAVSIGCLRVITGNVWACVGYHLAFQVVAQFLLGGRYAEVDITGEGALTLATFAAALTAAPAVAALLTRSSENWRTPEPDESPSSV
- a CDS encoding SulP family inorganic anion transporter; this encodes MTTQKLTWPQATLSTLSVLRTEALSGLVVALALIPNAISFSIIAGVDPRVGLYATFTMAVTTALLGGRPAMISSATAAMTLIVAPLGQEHGLDYILAATILAGVFQAVLGMVGVAKLMRFVPPSVMTGFVNALAVLIFTAQVPHFAGDGWVVYSLIGVGLAVIAVLPKLTRAIPAPLVSIVVITAAAWGGGLSMPTVGEMGHLPEAFPVPIVPDVPLTLETLQTIAPVAFTLALAGLMESLMTAKLVDEMTDTRSDKGKEARGQGIANIITGFFGGMAGCATVGPTVINVKSKARTRASTFLAGVFLLLLVVVLSEPVAAIPVAALVAVMIYVSITTMDWHSVHPGTLRRMPWSETFVMVVTFGVVVATHNLALGVFVGVITSMVVFARRAAHLTEVTSVLDPEGGARVYFVHGELFFASSNEIVWQFDYNEENIDHVTIDLSGAHVWDSSAVAALDHATEKFSRNDIEVEITGLNASSAALHRELSGTLPR